DNA from Hyalangium gracile:
ACTCGGTGTGCCTTCCGCCCTTGTGGGCGTAGTAGTACAGGTCCTTGCCCTGCTCGTAGCCGCGGGCCTGCAGCACGTCGCGCATGGCCTGGGTGGGGGTGAGCGGATCCCGGTTCGTGCCCGCGTCGATGTAGAACTTCACCGGCACCTTCCAGGGCGCCGTCTCCATCTGGCGGACGAACTCCATCCCGTTCCACATGAAGGAGCTGGAGAGGCAGGCCACCTTGGAGAAGACGTCGGGGCGGCGCATGCCCAGGTAGAAGGAGACGAGGCCTCCCAGGGAGGAGCCCATCAGCGCGGTGTCCTCGCGGCCGGGCAGGGTGCGGAAGTGGGCATCCACCCAGGGCTTGACGGTCTCGACGAGGAAGCGCCCGTAGAGATCGGCGCCTCCCGTCCTGCCGGAGGGCGGGCCTGGGGTGTACTCGAACACGCGGCCGGTGCCCACGTTGGAGACGGCGACGATGATGATCTCGTCCATGAGCCCCCGCGAGACGAGCGCGTGGCTCGTCTTGTCCGCGCCCCAGGACACCCCGGTGAAGGAGGTGGCGTCCTCGAAGGCGTTCTGGCCGTCGTGCATGTAGAGCACGGGGTAGCGCTTGAGGGGGTTCTCCGCGTAGCTGGGGGGCAGGGAGATGATGAGGGTGCGCCGGTTGCCGAGCTGGGGGGAGTAGAAGTCGTGCACCTTCTGGAGGGTGCCGACGGGGGGGCCGAAGAAGGGGTACACGTCCTGGGTGGAGCCCGCCCGGAGCTGATAGTTGCCTCCGACGGACCAGCCCCGGTCCTC
Protein-coding regions in this window:
- a CDS encoding alpha/beta hydrolase, with protein sequence MAERGDGGEQTRGQRRGGRGRLPQGASIIRIHYDTGWGRRIAVRGSGRPLSWSTGRETSWSQGHVWTYVWPHTSRVMEFKPLLEDRGWSVGGNYQLRAGSTQDVYPFFGPPVGTLQKVHDFYSPQLGNRRTLIISLPPSYAENPLKRYPVLYMHDGQNAFEDATSFTGVSWGADKTSHALVSRGLMDEIIIVAVSNVGTGRVFEYTPGPPSGRTGGADLYGRFLVETVKPWVDAHFRTLPGREDTALMGSSLGGLVSFYLGMRRPDVFSKVACLSSSFMWNGMEFVRQMETAPWKVPVKFYIDAGTNRDPLTPTQAMRDVLQARGYEQGKDLYYYAHKGGRHTESSWAARVHIPLRYLFPWQSSSQTLPVPAGASVPT